A genomic region of Rhodococcus pyridinivorans contains the following coding sequences:
- a CDS encoding nicotinate phosphoribosyltransferase gives MISSNRRHGRTNSNAATRGMPPGFLAQFSCSSRNVSTTVFASHERRETSMPTISGFDNLILNTDTYKHCHHTLYPQGTEYVSSYVESRGGIFPATMFVGLQAYIQERLLRPITLADIDEAEAVTRAQGMPFCRENWMGILNDHGGFLPVEIEAVPEGTVLPTRNVLVQVINTDPKYHWVTSFFETALLRAVWYPTTIGTVSWMCKQIIKEAFARTSDNPDLLRFQLHDYGARGVSSQESAALGGLAHLVNFNQSDTVPGILAAMKYYNAVCPANSGPNSEHAGFTAWGRDQEVDALRNMMNTYRDAGVVLLLTDSYDHENAVKNILGKELKAEIENFPGVVCARPDSGDPVQVTADTAEWLMDAFGYEVNSKGFKVLPRYLRVVQGDGITLDTLSEIYMELERRGMAAENAIFGMGGGLLQHFNRDTLNFGQKCNAVRVNGEWRDVAKQPTGASFKVSKAGRLALVKRDGEYRTVRRDSVSPEENLLQPVYRNGKLLKKWDFSELIERSEAEVPEEYYYPVIEQMRAQDSAAVPA, from the coding sequence ATGATCTCTAGCAACCGCCGACACGGCCGCACGAATTCAAATGCTGCGACTCGCGGTATGCCCCCAGGCTTTCTGGCCCAGTTTTCGTGCAGCAGTAGAAACGTTTCAACAACTGTCTTCGCATCACACGAACGAAGGGAAACGTCCATGCCCACTATCTCGGGATTCGACAATCTGATCCTCAACACCGATACCTACAAGCATTGCCACCACACTCTCTATCCTCAGGGAACCGAGTACGTCTCCAGCTACGTCGAATCGCGTGGTGGCATCTTCCCGGCGACGATGTTCGTCGGACTGCAGGCCTACATCCAGGAGCGCTTGCTCCGGCCGATCACCCTCGCCGACATCGATGAGGCCGAAGCGGTGACCAGGGCGCAGGGGATGCCCTTCTGCAGGGAGAACTGGATGGGCATCCTCAACGACCACGGCGGATTCCTTCCTGTAGAGATCGAGGCAGTCCCCGAGGGGACTGTGCTGCCCACCCGCAATGTCCTTGTGCAGGTTATCAACACCGATCCGAAGTACCACTGGGTGACCAGCTTCTTCGAGACCGCGTTGCTGCGAGCGGTGTGGTACCCGACCACGATCGGAACGGTCAGTTGGATGTGCAAGCAGATCATCAAGGAAGCGTTCGCTCGCACCTCGGACAATCCGGATCTGCTGCGCTTCCAGCTGCACGATTACGGCGCTCGCGGCGTGAGCTCCCAGGAATCTGCTGCATTGGGTGGTCTGGCACACCTGGTCAACTTCAACCAGAGTGACACGGTGCCGGGCATCCTGGCTGCGATGAAATACTACAACGCGGTGTGTCCGGCGAACTCGGGCCCGAACAGCGAGCATGCAGGTTTCACGGCATGGGGTCGGGATCAGGAAGTCGACGCTCTTCGCAACATGATGAACACCTACCGCGATGCCGGTGTGGTGCTGTTGCTGACCGACTCGTACGACCATGAGAACGCTGTGAAGAACATCCTCGGCAAAGAACTGAAGGCCGAGATCGAGAACTTCCCGGGCGTGGTCTGTGCTCGTCCGGACTCGGGCGACCCTGTGCAGGTGACCGCGGATACCGCTGAGTGGCTCATGGATGCCTTCGGCTATGAGGTCAACTCCAAGGGATTCAAGGTTCTGCCCCGGTATCTGCGGGTCGTCCAGGGCGACGGCATCACGCTCGATACCCTGTCGGAGATCTACATGGAACTCGAACGCCGGGGCATGGCGGCAGAGAACGCGATTTTCGGTATGGGCGGCGGTCTGCTCCAGCACTTCAACCGAGACACGTTGAACTTCGGGCAGAAGTGCAACGCTGTGCGAGTAAACGGTGAATGGCGCGATGTGGCCAAGCAGCCGACCGGGGCGAGCTTCAAGGTGTCCAAGGCCGGCCGTCTCGCCCTCGTCAAGCGGGATGGTGAGTACCGCACGGTGCGACGCGACTCGGTTTCTCCCGAGGAGAACCTCCTTCAGCCGGTGTACCGCAACGGCAAGCTCCTGAAGAAGTGGGATTTCTCCGAGCTGATCGAGCGGAGCGAGGCGGAGGTCCCCGAGGAGTACTACTACCCCGTCATCGAACAGATGCGTGCGCAGGACAGCGCCGCGGTGCCTGCCTGA
- a CDS encoding aldehyde dehydrogenase: MMTKLPSVPLANTDCLYIDGKWVPPHSSALIDVVDSTNELVYYSVPDADVDDIDRAITAARQAFDEGPWPRLSHAERAQVLLDIADAVEARIDDIVEIWPRETGILASSVPGVMREVIDAYRYYAGLAKSFPFQEEVTPTNGARFGMIVKEPVGVVGAIIPWNAPMGLIAFKVAPALLAGCTVVIKSSPEAPGAGYIMAEIADQLGIPAGVLNVVTADRAASERLVSDPRVDKISFTGSTEVGKRIGSILGGRIARSSLELGGKSPAIVLDDFDIAEAAHTIASAECFLSGQICASLTRIIVSEERHDEMVKALADEFDRVVIGDPYDPQVTLGPLASDRQRDRVENYIQIGIREGATLAYGGGRPSHLDRGWFVEPTVFGNVSETSRIAQEEIFGPVLAVTPARDLTDAVRIANATEFGLNAAVFTHDSKKVFDIARRLHSGTVGQNGNRVDFGIGFGGFKRSGIGREGGVAGLQAYLENKTVVLDAPPE, translated from the coding sequence ATGATGACAAAGTTGCCGAGTGTGCCACTTGCCAATACAGATTGCTTGTACATCGACGGGAAGTGGGTTCCCCCGCACTCGTCTGCTCTGATCGATGTAGTCGACTCGACAAACGAATTGGTCTACTACTCGGTGCCGGACGCCGATGTCGACGATATCGATCGCGCGATTACAGCGGCCCGGCAGGCATTCGACGAGGGACCCTGGCCGCGGTTGTCGCACGCCGAGCGGGCTCAGGTGCTGCTCGATATCGCTGATGCCGTCGAAGCGCGGATCGATGACATCGTGGAGATCTGGCCGCGAGAGACCGGGATTCTGGCATCGTCGGTCCCCGGTGTCATGCGCGAGGTAATCGACGCGTACCGGTACTACGCAGGTCTGGCGAAGAGCTTCCCGTTCCAGGAAGAAGTCACACCCACCAACGGCGCACGCTTCGGCATGATCGTGAAAGAGCCTGTAGGCGTCGTGGGAGCGATCATTCCATGGAACGCGCCGATGGGACTGATCGCGTTCAAGGTGGCGCCGGCATTGCTGGCGGGATGCACCGTCGTCATCAAGTCGTCCCCGGAAGCTCCGGGGGCTGGATACATCATGGCGGAAATTGCTGATCAGCTCGGCATTCCGGCGGGTGTCCTGAACGTGGTGACCGCTGATCGTGCTGCCTCCGAGCGGTTGGTCTCCGACCCTCGGGTCGACAAGATCTCGTTCACCGGATCAACGGAAGTCGGCAAACGAATCGGGAGCATCCTCGGTGGTCGAATTGCACGGTCTTCGCTGGAGCTCGGCGGCAAGTCTCCTGCCATTGTCCTGGACGACTTCGACATTGCCGAGGCGGCACACACCATCGCTTCTGCGGAGTGCTTCCTCTCGGGTCAGATCTGCGCATCGCTCACCAGGATCATCGTTTCGGAGGAACGTCACGATGAGATGGTCAAGGCGTTGGCAGACGAATTCGACCGGGTGGTAATCGGCGACCCGTACGATCCTCAGGTCACGCTGGGACCTTTGGCCAGCGATCGGCAGCGGGACCGTGTCGAGAACTATATCCAGATCGGGATCAGGGAAGGGGCGACACTGGCTTACGGCGGCGGACGCCCGTCCCACCTCGATCGCGGCTGGTTCGTCGAGCCCACCGTCTTCGGAAATGTGTCGGAGACGTCGCGGATCGCTCAGGAAGAGATATTCGGTCCGGTGCTGGCCGTGACCCCGGCCCGGGATCTCACGGACGCCGTTCGGATTGCGAACGCAACGGAGTTCGGTCTGAATGCTGCAGTGTTCACCCATGACTCGAAGAAGGTTTTCGACATTGCCCGTAGGCTTCACTCCGGCACCGTGGGGCAGAACGGCAATCGTGTGGACTTCGGTATCGGGTTCGGAGGATTCAAGAGATCCGGTATCGGACGCGAAGGCGGGGTAGCAGGACTGCAGGCGTACCTGGAGAACAAGACTGTTGTCCTGGACGCACCTCCCGAGTAG
- a CDS encoding metal-dependent hydrolase family protein encodes MTEIAIEHGLVWVGPDESYSEGLLYIEDGRVSYAGEYKAEVVRPGVARLDASGCVVLPGLVDCHVHLTTNSDHERILPSDVFRGQKSGPEKLLHGYRNSLRALRSGFTTLRCMGHRGVGEVELRDMVADDLIVAPNLLVAPWWITMTNGHGDLFYPPYTPRREWDTADGVDACRQMVRLQARSGADFIKVMASGGMSKGEKPHWPNYSVEELTAIVEEAHDMDLRVAAHALSLEGIRRSIEAGVDSIEHGSFLDEECASEMAQKGIFLVPTLAFNDWCQREGTARGLTEAGVESLREAHDRALESFDIARSAGVKIAMGTDSSGSLCPFGAHYRELELYVEHGMSVNEALASATVVASELLDRPDIGSLRPGSIGDALVVDGTILSDITRLRQGIKAVVRSGRDVTSYLEESAALLSL; translated from the coding sequence GTGACTGAGATTGCCATAGAACACGGCTTGGTGTGGGTAGGCCCGGACGAATCCTATTCGGAGGGACTGCTCTACATCGAAGACGGCAGGGTCAGCTATGCGGGCGAATACAAGGCAGAGGTGGTCCGGCCCGGCGTCGCGCGGCTCGATGCATCGGGATGTGTCGTTCTGCCGGGTCTGGTGGATTGTCATGTGCACCTGACAACGAACTCGGATCACGAGCGGATCCTTCCCAGCGATGTGTTCCGGGGTCAAAAAAGCGGTCCGGAAAAGCTGCTTCATGGCTATCGCAACTCGCTCCGTGCCCTACGATCAGGGTTCACCACGCTCCGATGCATGGGGCATCGGGGAGTGGGCGAAGTCGAACTGCGTGACATGGTCGCCGACGACCTGATCGTCGCTCCGAACCTTCTGGTCGCGCCGTGGTGGATAACCATGACGAACGGCCACGGTGACCTGTTCTACCCTCCTTACACGCCACGCCGCGAATGGGATACCGCAGACGGTGTCGATGCCTGCCGGCAAATGGTCCGGTTGCAGGCCCGAAGCGGTGCGGACTTCATCAAGGTCATGGCCAGCGGTGGTATGTCGAAAGGAGAGAAACCGCACTGGCCCAATTACAGTGTCGAGGAACTCACGGCGATCGTCGAAGAGGCGCACGACATGGATCTGCGCGTCGCCGCGCATGCCCTGTCGTTGGAAGGGATTCGACGCAGTATCGAAGCCGGCGTGGACAGCATCGAGCACGGCTCGTTCCTCGACGAAGAATGCGCTTCGGAAATGGCGCAAAAGGGAATATTCTTGGTCCCGACCCTCGCGTTCAACGACTGGTGCCAACGCGAAGGGACGGCCCGAGGCCTGACCGAAGCCGGAGTCGAAAGCCTGCGCGAGGCGCACGATCGGGCTCTGGAATCGTTCGATATCGCCCGTTCGGCTGGAGTCAAGATCGCGATGGGAACGGACTCATCCGGGTCCCTGTGCCCGTTCGGTGCCCATTACCGAGAACTCGAACTGTATGTCGAACACGGGATGTCGGTGAATGAAGCGTTGGCGTCAGCCACCGTCGTGGCTTCGGAACTTCTCGACCGCCCGGACATCGGCTCGCTGCGACCCGGCTCGATCGGAGATGCGCTGGTGGTCGATGGGACCATCCTTTCGGACATAACTCGCCTGCGACAGGGAATCAAAGCGGTCGTCCGATCGGGCCGTGACGTCACCAGCTATCTGGAGGAATCGGCCGCGTTGCTCTCGCTCTGA
- a CDS encoding tautomerase family protein: MPYIEASFFEERFSETKFSGEMVAALTEAVSSILGEEIGSETTVVLHGVPRERWGHGGRTMEKSS; the protein is encoded by the coding sequence ATGCCGTACATCGAAGCAAGCTTCTTCGAAGAAAGGTTCTCCGAGACGAAGTTCTCCGGCGAGATGGTGGCAGCGCTGACCGAAGCGGTGTCCTCGATCCTGGGAGAAGAGATCGGATCGGAAACAACGGTCGTGCTGCATGGTGTACCGCGTGAGCGGTGGGGACATGGAGGCCGGACCATGGAAAAGAGCAGCTGA
- a CDS encoding FdhF/YdeP family oxidoreductase yields MTDISDPLVHDENDIEVSERKSYAAGVPAVLVSLRHGFEQMGPVRTARTLTKLNQQHGFDCPGCAWPETPGHRKRAEFCENGAKAVAEEATTRTVDPGFFARHSVPELLARTDYWLGRQGRLTHPMIIRPGSLHYEPIDWDDAYAVIAEHLRALPDPNEAIFYTSGRTSNEAAFLYQLMIRSFGTNNMPDCSNMCHESSGTALSETIGIGKGSVSVTDLEHADLILIAGQNPGTNHPRMLSVLEKAKARGAKVIAINPLPEAGLLRFKDPQKARGVLGEGVAIADEFLQIRLGGDQALFQGLAKLLLAAEDRAPGTVLDRDFLDRHCAGFEQWATHIRAVDLDTVSTATGLSRSQLEDTAAALVASRATIICWAMGLTQHPHAVATIEDAVALLLMRGMIGTRGAGVCPVRGHSNVQGDRTMGIWEKAPESFLQALDTEFGIRCPRQHGYDAVDAIRAMRDGKASVFMAMGGNFLSATPDTEVTAAALRSCALTVQVSTKLNRSHLAHGATGIILPTLGRTDKDIRGGRKQMVSVEDSMSVVHLSRGGLTPASSHLRSEVAIVCELAQHLFGSGHRVPWARFADDYDCIRDAISRVIPGFEDFNTRVRRPDGFVLPHPPRDERRFTTDTGKATFVVNDLHWLPVPEGRLILQTLRSHDQYNTTVYGLDDRYRGIKAGRRVLFIHPDDIEASGYAPGDRVDLVSEWTRPDGTVEERRAEDFRLVPYSTPMGNVAAYYPETNPLVPLDHVALKSNTPASKAVTVRLVPRRAPGKRPDGPGIELDPKSA; encoded by the coding sequence ATGACCGATATCAGCGATCCGCTCGTTCACGACGAGAACGACATCGAAGTCAGCGAGCGCAAATCCTATGCCGCCGGGGTACCGGCGGTGTTGGTCTCGCTGCGGCACGGATTCGAGCAGATGGGTCCGGTGCGCACCGCCCGCACCTTGACGAAGCTGAACCAACAGCATGGCTTCGACTGCCCGGGCTGCGCGTGGCCGGAAACACCAGGTCACCGGAAACGTGCCGAATTCTGCGAGAACGGCGCCAAGGCTGTCGCCGAGGAAGCCACCACTCGCACCGTCGACCCCGGTTTCTTCGCCCGCCATTCTGTACCGGAACTGCTCGCACGCACCGACTACTGGCTCGGTCGCCAGGGCCGGCTGACGCACCCGATGATCATCCGGCCTGGCAGCCTCCACTACGAGCCGATCGACTGGGACGATGCCTACGCGGTGATCGCCGAGCATCTGCGGGCGCTGCCGGACCCGAATGAGGCGATCTTCTACACCTCGGGGCGGACCTCCAACGAGGCCGCGTTCTTGTACCAGTTGATGATTCGGTCGTTCGGCACCAACAACATGCCGGACTGCTCGAACATGTGCCACGAGTCTTCCGGTACGGCCCTGTCGGAGACCATCGGCATCGGCAAGGGTTCGGTGTCGGTGACCGACCTCGAACACGCCGACCTGATCCTCATCGCAGGCCAGAACCCCGGGACCAACCATCCCCGCATGCTGTCGGTACTCGAGAAAGCCAAGGCCCGCGGCGCGAAAGTCATCGCGATCAACCCGCTGCCCGAAGCCGGGTTGTTGCGTTTCAAAGATCCTCAGAAGGCGCGTGGCGTGCTCGGCGAGGGAGTGGCGATCGCCGACGAGTTCTTGCAGATCCGCCTCGGTGGTGACCAGGCCCTGTTCCAAGGTCTGGCGAAACTGCTGCTCGCCGCCGAGGACCGTGCTCCCGGCACGGTCCTCGACCGCGACTTCCTCGACCGGCATTGTGCCGGTTTCGAGCAGTGGGCCACCCATATCCGCGCCGTGGATCTGGACACCGTGTCGACTGCGACGGGTCTGAGCCGATCTCAGCTCGAGGACACTGCAGCAGCGTTGGTCGCCTCGAGAGCGACGATCATCTGCTGGGCGATGGGGTTGACCCAGCATCCCCACGCCGTGGCCACCATCGAAGACGCGGTAGCGCTGCTGCTGATGCGCGGGATGATCGGCACGCGTGGGGCGGGGGTGTGCCCGGTGCGGGGACACTCCAACGTTCAAGGTGATCGCACCATGGGCATATGGGAGAAAGCCCCCGAGTCGTTCCTGCAGGCCCTCGATACCGAGTTCGGGATTCGCTGTCCCCGCCAGCACGGTTACGACGCGGTCGACGCGATCCGCGCCATGCGCGACGGCAAGGCGTCGGTGTTCATGGCCATGGGCGGTAACTTCCTGTCTGCCACCCCCGACACCGAGGTGACCGCCGCCGCGCTGCGCAGTTGCGCTCTGACGGTGCAGGTCTCCACCAAACTCAATCGCAGTCATCTCGCGCACGGAGCGACCGGGATCATCCTGCCCACCCTGGGGCGGACCGACAAGGACATCCGCGGCGGACGCAAACAGATGGTGTCGGTGGAGGATTCGATGTCGGTGGTGCACCTGTCGCGTGGAGGGCTCACACCCGCCAGTTCGCATCTGCGTAGTGAGGTCGCCATCGTGTGCGAGCTCGCCCAGCACCTGTTCGGTTCCGGCCATCGGGTGCCGTGGGCGCGGTTCGCCGACGACTACGACTGCATTCGCGATGCGATTTCGCGGGTGATCCCCGGATTCGAGGACTTCAACACCCGGGTACGGCGGCCGGACGGGTTCGTCCTGCCCCACCCGCCGCGGGACGAACGCCGCTTCACCACCGACACCGGCAAGGCGACCTTCGTCGTCAACGACCTGCACTGGCTTCCTGTCCCCGAGGGTCGGCTGATCCTGCAGACGTTGCGCAGCCACGATCAGTACAACACCACCGTCTACGGCCTCGACGACCGTTATCGCGGCATCAAGGCGGGCCGGCGGGTCCTGTTCATCCATCCCGACGACATCGAAGCGTCCGGATACGCTCCCGGCGACCGGGTGGATCTGGTGTCGGAGTGGACCCGTCCCGACGGCACCGTCGAGGAGCGCCGGGCCGAGGACTTCAGGCTCGTGCCCTATTCGACCCCGATGGGCAATGTTGCGGCCTACTATCCCGAAACGAACCCGCTCGTGCCTCTCGACCATGTGGCACTCAAGTCCAACACTCCTGCTTCGAAGGCGGTCACCGTCCGCCTTGTGCCTCGTCGGGCGCCTGGGAAGCGGCCGGACGGGCCGGGTATCGAGCTCGATCCGAAGTCTGCGTAG
- the fdhD gene encoding formate dehydrogenase accessory sulfurtransferase FdhD has protein sequence MGRVTTRARITRLQGTQRVVRPDTVVVEEPLELRVDGTALAVTMRTPGSDIELAQGFLLTEGIVTGRDDIAAIRYCNSTGDDGRNTYNVLDIDLAPGVALPETGIERNFYTTSSCGVCGKASLDAIRQRSRHSPAHDPVVVDPEVLAVMPSALRQAQETFDRTGGLHAAGLFTAAGELLALREDVGRHNAVDKIIGWAVEHRRLPLRHTVLLVSGRASFELTQKAVMAGIPVLAAVSAPSSLAIDLAHDAGLTLVGFLRGDTMNVYTRAERVGTGNAGLDSASTSTGAFDG, from the coding sequence ATGGGGCGAGTGACCACCCGTGCCCGCATCACCCGACTGCAGGGAACGCAGCGGGTGGTGCGTCCGGACACGGTCGTTGTCGAAGAACCACTCGAACTGCGCGTCGATGGCACTGCACTGGCGGTGACGATGCGCACTCCCGGTTCCGACATCGAACTTGCCCAGGGGTTCTTGCTCACTGAAGGGATCGTCACCGGCCGCGACGATATTGCTGCAATCCGTTACTGCAACAGCACGGGCGACGACGGGCGCAACACCTACAACGTCCTCGATATCGATCTCGCACCCGGAGTGGCTCTGCCCGAGACCGGCATCGAACGCAACTTCTACACCACCTCCTCGTGCGGGGTGTGCGGGAAGGCCTCCCTCGATGCGATCCGCCAACGCTCCCGCCACTCACCGGCTCACGACCCGGTCGTGGTCGATCCGGAAGTGCTGGCGGTGATGCCCTCCGCGCTGCGACAGGCGCAGGAGACCTTCGACCGCACCGGCGGATTGCATGCTGCCGGATTGTTCACCGCTGCAGGGGAACTCCTCGCACTGCGCGAGGATGTCGGACGCCACAATGCCGTCGACAAGATCATCGGCTGGGCGGTCGAGCACCGACGATTACCGCTGCGCCATACCGTGCTGCTGGTGAGCGGACGTGCCTCCTTCGAGCTGACCCAGAAAGCGGTCATGGCCGGCATTCCTGTTCTGGCGGCCGTTTCCGCGCCGTCGTCGCTGGCCATCGACCTTGCTCATGACGCCGGTTTGACTCTTGTCGGGTTCCTGCGCGGGGACACCATGAACGTCTATACCCGCGCCGAACGGGTTGGTACGGGGAACGCAGGTCTCGACTCTGCGAGCACTTCTACCGGAGCTTTTGATGGATAG
- a CDS encoding MoaD/ThiS family protein, which produces MDRTVAIEVRYFAAAAETAGTEKETVALPPTTDLGTLKTVLIDRHGPDMARVLSVAMFLVGDELTRDPARAVGPVVDVLPPFAGG; this is translated from the coding sequence ATGGATAGGACAGTGGCTATCGAGGTGCGCTACTTCGCCGCAGCGGCAGAGACCGCAGGGACGGAGAAGGAAACGGTGGCATTGCCGCCTACCACCGACCTCGGGACGTTGAAGACGGTGCTGATCGACCGACACGGCCCCGATATGGCTCGTGTGCTGTCGGTGGCGATGTTCTTGGTCGGGGATGAGCTCACCCGTGACCCCGCTCGTGCTGTGGGTCCTGTAGTCGACGTGCTACCACCGTTCGCCGGCGGCTGA
- a CDS encoding potassium channel family protein, whose product MSPFVVIGASNVARLVCASLTQRHFDVLHLDAPDDPELLQITQHDPAGVAVVTHDDAVAVRYALAIAHISPHTPMVVTVFDRTIANQLTQLIPHCQVTSPADLATPSLAGPCIAATIDAAHTAPDGTTRVLRQSAHGDQPTWQPLPHSRTSRIRRRFVHSVGTLRSHDAGTRMLLTGLIGLLAILLIDWIWLTVGKGHHWVESLKEAVQVVATVGPAPASHGDHTYDVFAALAMLAAIVFTAMFTAGIIERLLGTSLIGLIGQRVLPRRNHVIVVGLGQVGLRLCLELRKLGIPVVAIERDDRARNLRLARALNIPTIVGHGTDRTLLERARLDRARCLAAVGSDDRDNIAVSVAAHGVHPDARLVLRAGEHEALTDTGSLLPLGITRNVATLSATFVVARLLGLDAHRVVIANNAIHLELDDAFEQFTLTAPHHCPHLTTQTCPRLAHRAYPEKTSTKR is encoded by the coding sequence ATGTCCCCCTTCGTTGTCATCGGCGCGTCGAATGTTGCCCGGCTCGTGTGCGCGTCACTCACCCAACGCCACTTCGATGTTCTCCACCTCGATGCACCCGACGACCCGGAACTTCTGCAGATCACCCAGCACGACCCGGCCGGGGTCGCCGTCGTCACCCACGACGACGCGGTCGCCGTCCGTTATGCCCTCGCCATCGCCCACATCAGTCCCCACACACCGATGGTCGTGACCGTCTTCGATCGCACCATCGCCAACCAACTCACCCAATTGATTCCCCACTGTCAGGTCACCTCCCCCGCAGACCTCGCGACACCGTCCCTGGCCGGCCCGTGCATCGCTGCCACGATCGACGCCGCGCACACCGCGCCCGATGGCACCACACGCGTCCTCCGGCAATCGGCCCACGGTGACCAACCGACCTGGCAGCCGCTACCCCACAGCCGCACCAGCAGAATTCGCCGCCGATTCGTCCACTCCGTAGGCACACTGCGATCCCACGACGCCGGCACCCGCATGCTGCTCACCGGCCTTATCGGACTGCTCGCCATCCTCCTGATCGATTGGATATGGCTCACTGTCGGCAAAGGCCACCACTGGGTCGAGTCCCTCAAAGAAGCAGTCCAGGTCGTCGCCACCGTCGGTCCCGCACCGGCCTCACACGGCGACCACACCTATGACGTGTTCGCGGCTCTGGCGATGTTGGCGGCGATCGTGTTCACCGCCATGTTCACCGCCGGGATAATCGAACGTCTGCTCGGAACCAGCCTCATCGGCTTGATCGGTCAACGGGTTCTCCCCCGCCGCAATCACGTCATCGTCGTCGGATTGGGACAGGTCGGTCTCCGGTTGTGCCTCGAACTCCGCAAACTCGGCATCCCCGTCGTCGCCATCGAACGCGACGATCGAGCCCGCAATCTGCGCCTGGCCCGAGCGCTGAACATTCCCACCATCGTCGGGCACGGTACCGACAGAACCCTCCTCGAACGCGCCCGCCTCGACCGGGCCCGATGCCTTGCCGCCGTGGGCTCCGACGACCGTGACAACATCGCCGTGTCCGTGGCAGCCCACGGAGTGCACCCCGACGCCAGACTCGTCCTCAGAGCCGGCGAACACGAAGCCCTCACCGACACCGGATCCCTCCTCCCACTCGGGATCACCAGAAACGTCGCAACCTTGAGCGCAACCTTCGTCGTCGCCCGACTGCTCGGTCTCGACGCCCACCGCGTCGTAATCGCGAACAACGCAATCCACCTCGAACTCGACGACGCCTTCGAGCAGTTCACCCTCACCGCACCGCACCATTGCCCGCACCTGACCACACAAACATGCCCACGTCTCGCTCACCGCGCGTATCCGGAAAAGACCTCAACGAAGCGATGA
- a CDS encoding SDR family oxidoreductase, producing MSIAEPSLHPLALPTTSLRVLVTGVEQNEGAHVARTLAAAGHHVFTHSFTLDAAEHLAGRVADDDGIAHPVAADLTLESDVDNMFTHLERRHGGIDALVHTAWLPGPETACHSLSKIRPADWGRFTYDHMALLFHTTRRAAVSLHRTGGIGSIVTVTGLDTLRRITDTDRGPARDSMDGAIESFALAAGRELGSNLLRINNIRLVPTPNPETSVTAAAPIRLEAVLPELIDPTSDISSGGIFTAYTSFPAPVR from the coding sequence ATGAGCATCGCCGAACCGTCGCTGCACCCGTTGGCTCTACCCACCACCTCACTGCGTGTCCTGGTCACCGGCGTCGAACAGAACGAAGGTGCCCACGTGGCCCGAACGTTGGCAGCAGCCGGACACCACGTGTTCACGCACAGCTTCACCCTCGATGCTGCCGAGCACCTCGCCGGCCGAGTCGCCGATGACGACGGGATCGCTCATCCGGTCGCGGCCGATCTGACCCTCGAATCCGACGTCGACAACATGTTCACCCACCTCGAGCGACGACATGGCGGCATCGACGCGCTCGTGCACACCGCATGGCTACCCGGCCCGGAAACCGCATGCCACTCGCTGAGCAAGATCCGCCCCGCCGACTGGGGCCGGTTCACCTACGACCACATGGCGTTGTTGTTCCACACGACCAGACGTGCTGCAGTATCCCTCCACCGCACCGGCGGCATCGGATCGATCGTCACCGTCACCGGCCTGGACACGCTCCGCAGAATCACCGACACCGATCGAGGACCGGCGCGAGACTCCATGGACGGCGCAATCGAATCCTTCGCTCTCGCCGCCGGACGTGAACTCGGCAGTAACCTCTTGCGGATCAACAATATTCGTCTGGTACCCACCCCGAATCCGGAGACAAGTGTCACCGCTGCTGCCCCGATACGCCTCGAAGCGGTGCTGCCGGAGCTGATCGACCCAACATCCGATATCAGCTCCGGTGGCATCTTCACTGCCTACACCTCGTTCCCTGCACCTGTGCGGTGA